The Littorina saxatilis isolate snail1 linkage group LG13, US_GU_Lsax_2.0, whole genome shotgun sequence genome contains a region encoding:
- the LOC138945447 gene encoding uncharacterized protein: MGSERVNTLAFPLTNNFTRAPVPVFPTHPSLVIGRYNVCPSKKQVHSLFHNLYKPDRVISGICLLLSCFALSYLFQPSEPLIKRSHSPSSGEDSVFVVYAPTDNVNDDDNNIDDSRDKDSTTVRNGRHVSESAVQHPQPISLPIIFHSDKVRIREAPFDTERDFQLFDWDESFHGQDLDLPPSLSGDGFNATIPPQILRIIADLQENDTKSKPQPHKPANAGDDKMPNEPPAASNSSAHDGPGLPNSQNVSHDVSAQPLSPPRQTESSGVQLSPPNAAKKSKQARPLPKLSVGGNASSEVSGAEFEKRRKDTATKPPHVGKSKKATDMESSVQIMDTVTKSPHPGKARKEINAQTMNKQSNPHKLAFLDLLANAQSMYPLFDPDGPKERPQNEDTGTQDFRYKAQQMPYLQHASNGDHWKRLEDDDGFDLPEVDSLATAASETKLTSDGFDTEKRLDASLNRLHNASHTKVNPKAPDWVGLVRSETKRSEAMDLSAAAREAEIAKTAAREKFNVTVWKGVQKERKRLLRSKCEEHVNHKSKKSVYDSHSIVDRKHNFLYCPVEKSASTFFRRFMYSLVHNNRSKESKEITSPFKIPIEAALAFKYDTLRTLFRKGQEHFADDSVKFIVAREPFSRLFSAYVDKLLVPNSVYWPDWGVPIVSAYRQSPSNHSLACGNDVTFPEFVKYVIAELHSSDEHVVPVNARCSPCEVKFSVIAHMETLRSDFEYLTSVLKVSIANYSTETLMDDVTTDAIMDSTYSAFEFHKDLKPCVTKHEMCKRLWRKMQLRGIISDELSFPLTQEETVKISAADMMRLLLDARKRSQQNTLKLRQQTYQALKDAFEKVPTDDILKLVKIYSLDFELFGYSKYPNFLDMDF; the protein is encoded by the coding sequence ATGGgtagtgaaagagtgaatacccttgcttttcctctgacaaataacttcacacgtgctcctgtccccgtgtttccgacacacccctcgctagtgattggccgctacaatgtttgtccgagtaaaaagcaagtgcattcactctttcacaacttatacaaacccgacagagttatttccggaatttgtCTATTACTATCATGCTTTGCACTCTCGTATCTGTTCCAGCCCAGTGAGCCCCTGATCAAACGATCACACTCTCCATCATCCGGCGAAGACAGCGTGTTTGTCGTCTACGCCCCCACTGACAACgtcaacgacgacgacaataacATCGACGACAGCCGCGACAAAGACAGTACTACAGTGCGAAATGGTCGTCACGTTTCAGAGAGCGCAGTCCAACATCCACAGCCAATTAGTCTTCCCATCATCTTCCACAGCGACAAGGTCCGCATCAGAGAAGCGCCCTTTGACACGGAGAGAGACTTCCAGCTGTTTGACTGGGACGAGAGTTTTCACGGTCAGGACCTGGATCTGCCCCCCTCGCTTTCTGGCGATGGCTTCAACGCTACAATCCCTCCGCAGATTCTCAGAATCATAGCTGACCTGCAGGAGAATGATACGAAATCAAAACCACAGCCGCACAAACCTGCCAACGCAGGTGACGATAAAATGCCTAACGAACCGCCTGCAGCATCTAACTCGAGTGCTCACGACGGGCCCGGACTTCCCAATAGCCAGAACGTGTCCCACGATGTCTCTGCACAGCCCTTGAGTCCCCCAAGACAGACAGAATCTAGCGGGGTTCAGTTAAGTCCTCCAAATGCAGCTAAGAAAAGCAAGCAGGCGCGGCCCCTGCCAAAGCTATCTGTTGGAGGCAATGCGTCTTCGGAGGTTTCGGGGGCTGAATTTGAAAAGAGGCGCAAGGATACAGCAACTAAGCCTCCCCATGTTGGTAAATCCAAAAAAGCAACTGACATGGAGTCGAGCGTTCAAATCATGGACACAGTCACCAAGTCTCCCCATCCTGGTAAAGCCAGAAAAGAAATTAACGCCCAAACCATGAACAAGCAGAGCAATCCACACAAGTTGGCCTTTCTAGACCTACTAGCCAATGCGCAGTCAATGTATCCACTGTTCGACCCGGACGGACCAAAGGAAAGACCCCAAAACGAAGACACAGGGACTCAGGACTTCCGCTACAAGGCTCAGCAAATGCCTTACTTACAACACGCGTCCAACGGGGACCACTGGAAACGTCTGGAGGACGACGATGGCTTTGATCTGCCTGAGGTGGACTCCTTGGCTACAGCAGCGTCTGAAACCAAACTGACTTCTGATGGTTTCGACACTGAGAAACGACTTGACGCATCGCTGAACAGACTCCACAACGCATCTCATACAAAAGTGAACCCCAAAGCCCCAGATTGGGTCGGGCTAGTTCGATCAGAAACGAAACGCTCGGAGGCCATGGACTTATCCGCAGCAGCAAGAGAGGCGGAGATCGCAAAAACAGCGGCGAGAGAGAAATTCAACGTCACGGTGTGGAAAGGCGTGCAGAAGGAACGCAAGCGGTTGCTGCGTTCAAAGTGCGAGGAGCACGTCAACCACAAGTCGAAGAAGAGCGTGTACGACTCGCACAGCATCGTGGACAGGAAGCACAACTTTCTCTACTGCCCTGTGGAGAAGTCCGCCTCCACGTTCTTCAGGAGGTTCATGTACTCCCTGGTCCACAACAACCGCAGCAAGGAGAGCAAGGAGATCACCTCGCCTTTCAAGATCCCAATCGAGGCGGCCCTGGCCTTCAAGTACGACACGCTGCGGACCCTGTTCCGTAAAGGTCAGGAACACTTTGCGGACGACAGCGTCAAGTTCATCGTGGCCAGGGAGCCCTTCTCCCGCCTCTTCTCTGCCTATGTTGACAAGCTGCTCGTGCCCAACTCAGTCTACTGGCCAGATTGGGGCGTCCCCATTGTCTCCGCGTACCGCCAGTCTCCATCCAACCATTCTCTGGCTTGCGGGAATGACGTCACTTTCCCGGAGTTCGTGAAATACGTCATCGCGGAGCTGCACAGTTCTGATGAGCACGTGGTGCCTGTGAACGCGAGGTGCTCGCCTTGTGAGGTCAAGTTCTCCGTGATAGCCCACATGGAGACCTTGAGGTCTGACTTTGAGTATCTGACGTCGGTTCTCAAAGTCTCAATCGCCAACTACTCCACAGAGACGTTGATGGATGACGTCACGACTGACGCCATCATGGACTCTACCTACAGCGCGTTCGAGTTCCACAAGGATCTGAAGCCGTGCGTGACCAAGCACGAGATGTGCAAGCGACTGTGGCGGAAAATGCAGCTCCGCGGAATCATCAGCGATGAGCTGAGCTTTCCTCTGACACAGGAAGAAACTGTGAAAATCAGCGCTGCGGATATGATGCGTCTGCTTCTTGACGCGAGGAAGAGATCTCAGCAGAACACACTCAAACTTCGCCAGCAGACGTACCAGGCTTTGAAAGATGCGTTCGAGAAAGTTCCCACGGATGACATTCTGAAACTGGTGAAGATCTATTCGCTAGACTTTGAGCTGTTTGGATATAGCAAGTACCCGAATTTTCTGGATATGGATTTTTAG